From one Physeter macrocephalus isolate SW-GA chromosome 18, ASM283717v5, whole genome shotgun sequence genomic stretch:
- the NHLRC1 gene encoding E3 ubiquitin-protein ligase NHLRC1 codes for MGAEASGSGPALRELVREAETSLLECKVCFERFGHRQQRRPRNLPCGHVVCLACVAALAHPRTLALECPFCRRACRGCDTSDCLPVLHLLELLGSALRPAPSAPRAAPSAPGVLTCHHAFGGWGTLVNPTGLALCPKTGRVVVVHDGRRRVKIFDAGGGCAHQFGEKGDAAQDIRYPLDVTVTNDCHVVVTDAGDRSIKVFDLFGQIKLVIGGQFSLPWGVETTPQNGVMVTDAEAGSLHLLEVDFPEGVLRRTERLQTHLSHPRGVAVSWLTGHIAVLEHPLAVGTGACSTTVKVFSASMQLIGQVDAFGLSLFFPSKITASAVTFDHQGNVIVADTSSQAVLCLGKPEEFPVLKPIITHGLSHPVALTFTKENSLLVLDSAAHSVKVYKFDWG; via the coding sequence ATGGGTGCCGAGGCCTCCGGGAGCGGGCCGGCGCTGCGGGAGCTGGTGCGCGAGGCCGAGACCAGCCTGCTCGAGTGCAAGGTGTGCTTTGAGCGGTTCGGCCACCGCCAGCAGCGGCGCCCGCGCAACCTGCCCTGCGGCCACGTGGTCTGCCTGGCCTGCGTGGCCGCCCTGGCGCACCCCCGAACGCTGGCCCTCGAGTGCCCCTTCTGCCGGCGAGCCTGCAGGGGCTGCGACACCAGCGACTGCCTGCCGGTGCTGCACCTCCTGGAGCTCCTGGGCTCCGCGCTGCGCCCGGCCCCATCCGCCCCCCGCgccgccccctccgcccccgGGGTCCTCACCTGCCACCACGCCTTCGGAGGCTGGGGGACCCTGGTCAACCCCACTGGGCTGGCGCTGTGTCCTAAGACGGGGCGGGTCGTGGTGGTGCACGACGGCAGGAGGCGTGTGAAGATCTTTGACGCCGGGGGAGGATGTGCCCATCAGTTTGGAGAGAAGGGGGACGCTGCTCAGGACATTAGGTATCCACTTGACGTCACCGTCACCAACGACTGCCATGTGGTTGTCACCGACGCCGGCGACCGCTCCATCAAAGTGTTTGACTTATTTGGCCAGATCAAGCTTGTCATCGGAGGCCAGTTCTCCTTGCCTTGGGGTGTGGAGACCACCCCTCAGAATGGGGTCATGGTAACTGATGCGGAGGCGGGGTCCCTGCACCTCCTGGAAGTCGACTTTCCAGAAGGGGTCCTCCGGAGAACTGAACGGTTGCAAACTCACCTGTCCCATCCCCGGGGGGTGGCGGTGTCCTGGCTCACCGGGCACATTGCGGTGCTAGAGCACCCCCTGGCTGTGGGGACCGGGGCCTGCAGCACCACGGTGAAGGTGTTCAGCGCAAGTATGCAGCTCATCGGCCAGGTGGATGCCTTTGGGCTGAGCCTCTTTTTCCCCTCCAAAATAACCGCCTCCGCTGTGACCTTTGATCACCAGGGGAACGTGATTGTTGCCGATACGTCTAGTCAGGCTGTCCTATGCTTAGGAAAACCTGAGGAGTTTCCAGTACTGAAGCCCATCATCACCCACGGTCTTTCCCATCCTGTGGCACTGACCTTCACCAAGGAAAATTCTCTTCTTGTGCTGGACAGTGCAGCCCATTCTGTAAAAGTCTATAAGTTTGACTGGGGGTGA